The Flavobacterium johnsoniae UW101 genomic interval AGCCAAAAAACGGGTAAAATAAAATAATATTCTGGATACAATATGAGTTGTCTTCATATATTGAAAAGTTTGATTGATATTGCAAATGTATAATTAATTATCGTAAAACAATAATTAATTATTAAAAAATAGATATACTGAATAACTTAGTAATATTATAATTCTATTAACATTAGAAAACAAAAGGCATTCGCATAAATGAGTTAATTTTGTATTTTACCCTTAATTTATATGAAAAACCCAATTTCAGTCTCAATATTAGAGCTTGCGATTATCACCCAAGATAGTAACGCAACAGAAACATTCCAAAAAACAAAAGACATAGCGCAATTAGCCGATAAGTTAGGATACAAAAGGATTTGGCTAGCAGAACACCATAATATGGCACATGTTGCAAGTACAGCAACCGTGGTTTTAATTGGTTATGTAGCAAGTCAAACCGAAAAGATCCGTGTAGGTTCTGGCGGAATCATGCTTCCAAATCATTCGCCTTTAGTAGTGGCAGAACAATTCGGAACATTAGAAACTCTTTATCCAAACCGAATCGATTTAGGTTTAGGAAGAGCGCCAGGGACAGATCAGCCAACTGCTGAAGCAATTCGTAAAGATTTTTTCGAGCAGGCACAGCGTTTTCCTCAAAACGTAAGCAAACTCCAAGAATATTTTTCAAGTGAAAATGAAACAGGAAAAGTTCGAGCGTTTCCAGCCGAAGGCTTAAAAGTGCCAATTTGGATTTTAGGATCAAGCATGGATAGTGCAGCTTTGGCAGCAGCTTACGGATTGCCTTATGCTTTTGCTGGACACTTTGCTCCAAAACTAATGATTCAGGCATTTGAGTTTTATAGAGAAAACTTCCAACCTTCAGAATATTTAGATAAACCAAAAACAATGGCTTGCGTGAATATCATTGCAGCAGACACAAACGAAGAAGCAGAACTATTGTCTACGAGTTTGTATCAAATGTTCCTGAACTTAATTAGAAACGATCGTAAAGGTTTACAACCACCGGTTCCATCATTGGACGATATCATGAACGAAGCAGAACGTTTTCATGTCAATCAGATGACAGCGGGGACCTTCACAGGAAACAAAGAACAATTAAAAACGGATTTGAAAAAGTTCATCGACTACGCCAGAATAGACGAACTAATGGTAACAAGTCCAATCTTCGATCATCAGGCAAAATTAAAAAGCATCCAGATCACAAAAGAAGCAATCGACAGCCTAAACGAAAGTATACATATATAAGTATACTATATATAAGAGTAGATTTCATTCTCATAACCCGCCAGTTTTTGAAAACCTGTCGGGTTTGTTTTTTTTGTGTATACATATATAAGTATGGTATTATGATTTTCAGGAGCTAAATCCCGCTATCCTCTTCAATCTTTTTGTGGCGAACCCCGCCACAAAAAGGATTTCCGCTTCTATCGGGGCTAGGGCATCTGTTTCTGGGGAGAAGCTTTTAGATGGAAAGATGCCGTTAAAAGGATAAAGAATCATATAAAAAGAGTTGGAAAAGCTGAAAACTCTGCAAAATCGGCAAACCCAAACCTGCGAAAAATATGAAAATGACAAGTGAATAAAGAAAAAACTTACAGTTATTCAAAAAAGTTGAGATTGTAAATCAGCTGTTATGAGTGAGTTAAGAAAAAGTTTTAAAAAAGATTGAAATTATATAAAGAAAAGGCTTGTAAATGTAAATAAAGGTGGTACTTTTGCACCCGCAACAACGAAAAACGTTCATAGAAATACTGACAGGAATAAGAATTGAGAGAGAAGAAATTTTCAAAAAAAAGATTCGAAAAAGCTTGTGAGATTTGAAAATGCTTTTTACATTTGCACCCCGCAAAACACGGAAGTTCATTGAAAGATTGGAAGAAAAAATAGAAAAAAAGAAACGAAAAAAAAGTTTCAAATTTTTTTAAATTTTTCTTGCGAGAAACAAAAAGAAGTTTTAGTTTTGCACCCGCTTTGAGAGACAAGCGAAAGACAAAAAAATACGTTCGTAGACATATTGAATTGACAGCCGTTTTAACAGAGATGTTAGAACAAAAGAAATAAGAGTAATAGAATCGAAAGATTCGAAAAGAACCGATAGATATTCATCGCAATATAATATTAAAATATACGATGAAGAGTTTGATCCTGGCTCAGGATGAACGCTAGCGGCAGGCTTAACACATGCAAGTCGAGGGGTAGAAGTCTTCGGGCTTTGAGACCGGCGCACGGGTGCGTAACGCGTATGCAATCTGCCTTTCACAGAGGGATAGCCCAGAGAAATTTGGATTAATACCTCATAGTATTATAGAGCGGCATCACTTTATAATTAAAGTCACAACGGTGAAAGATGAGCATGCGTCCCATTAGCTAGTTGGTAAGGTAACGGCTTACCAAGGCCACGATGGGTAGGGGTCCTGAGAGGGAGATCCCCCACACTGGTACTGAGACACGGACCAGACTCCTACGGGAGGCAGCAGTGAGGAATATTGGTCAATGGACGCAAGTCTGAACCAGCCATGCCGCGTGCAGGATGACGGTCCTATGGATTGTAAACTGCTTTTGTACGAGAAGAAACACTCCTATGTATAGGAGCTTGACGGTATCGTAAGAATAAGGATCGGCTAACTCCGTGCCAGCAGCCGCGGTAATACGGAGGATCCAAGCGTTATCCGGAATCATTGGGTTTAAAGGGTCCGTAGGCGGTTTAGTAAGTCAGTGGTGAAAGCCCATCGCTCAACGGTGGAACGGCCATTGATACTGCTGAACTTGAATTACTGGGAAGTAACTAGAATATGTAGTGTAGCGGTGAAATGCTTAGATATTACATGGAATACCAATTGCGAAGGCAGGTTACTACCAGTTTATTGACGCTGATGGACGAAAGCGTGGGGAGCGAACAGGATTAGATACCCTGGTAGTCCACGCCGTAAACGATGGATACTAGCTGTTGGGCGCAAGTTCAGTGGCTAAGCGAAAGTGATAAGTATCCCACCTGGGGAGTACGAACGCAAGTTTGAAACTCAAAGGAATTGACGGGGGCCCGCACAAGCGGTGGAGCATGTGGTTTAATTCGATGATACGCGAGGAACCTTACCAAGGCTTAAATGCAGACTGACCGATTTGGAAACAGATCTTTCGCAAGACAGTTTACAAGGTGCTGCATGGTTGTCGTCAGCTCGTGCCGTGAGGTGTCAGGTTAAGTCCTATAACGAGCGCAACCCCTGTTGTTAGTTGCCAGCGAGTGATGTCGGGAACTCTAACAAGACTGCCAGTGCAAACTGTGAGGAAGGTGGGGATGACGTCAAATCATCACGGCCCTTACGCCTTGGGCTACACACGTGCTACAATGGCCGGTACAGAGAGCAGCCACTGGGTGACCAGGAGCGAATCTATAAAGCCGGTCACAGTTCGGATCGGAGTCTGCAACTCGACTCCGTGAAGCTGGAATCGCTAGTAATCGGATATCAGCCATGATCCGGTGAATACGTTCCCGGGCCTTGTACACACCGCCCGTCAAGCCATGGAAGCTGGGGGTGCCTGAAGTCGGTGACCGCAAGGAGCTGCCTAGGGTAAAACTGGTAACTAGGGCTAAGTCGTAACAAGGTAGCCGTACCGGAAGGTGCGGCTGGAACACCTCCTTTCTAGAGCCTGAGTGTTAGCAGTAATGCACGCTTAGGAAAAATGATGAAATTTAAAGGTTTTGAATTTTAGATTGTATTACTCTTGCTGTTAATTTAAAAAAAATGATAAAAATTAAGTAAAACAGAGTCTCGTAGCTCAGCTGGTTAGAGTACTACACTGATAATGTAGGGGTCGGCAGTTCGAGTCTGCCCGGGACTACTTTTTAAGAATTGACAATTAATACTTGTTAATTGATAATTAAAAAGACTGAAAAGCTTAAAAAGAAGGAAATTCTAGAGTTGAAAGATTACGAATTACAAATAATTCCTAATTCATAATTCACAATTCATAATTAGATTGGGGGATTAGCTCAGCTGGCTAGAGCGCCTGCCTTGCACGCAGGAGGTCAACGGTTCGACTCCGTTATTCTCCACGATTTTAGTCATAAAGATTAAAGTCATAAAGTCCAAAGTGATTCACTTGACGACTTTTGACTTTTGACTAGATAAAGTTCATTGACATATTGAGATAAGAAAATAATAAGAAAGTAGAAAGCGTTTTTTACAATTTTATTGTAAAAAACAAAAAAAACGGTCTTGTTTTAAGTAACAAGATTGGTACAATAAGCAAAATAAGGGCGTATGGGGAATGCCTAGGCTCTCAGAGGCGATGAAGGACGTGATAAGCTGCGAAAAGCTGCGGGGACTGGCACACACAGATTGATCCGCAGATATCCGAATGGGGCAACCCGCTATATTGAAGATATAGCACACCGATAGGTGGGCAAACCCGCTGAACTGAAACATCTAAGTAGGCGGAGGAGAAGAAAACAAAAGTGATTCCGTAAGTAGTGGCGAGCGAACGCGGATTAGCCCAAACCAGTGCTGTTACGGCAGTGCTGGGGTTGTAGGACCACGACATTTTATGCATGCAGAACCGGAAGTTACTGGAAAGTGACGCCAAAGAGGGTGATAGCCCCGTATGGGTAATAAATGTAATAGATAGTGGTATCCTGAGTAGGGCGGGGCACGTGAAACCCTGTCTGAATTCGGCGGGACCATCCGCTAAGGCTAAATACTCCTGAGAGACCGATAGTGAACCAGTACCGTGAGGGAAAGGTGAAAAGAACCGTGAATAACGGAGTGAAATAGATCCTGAAACCATACGCTTACAAGCGGTCGGAGCCCTTTCGTGGGGTGACGGCGTGCCTTTTGCATAATGAGCCTACGAGTTAACGCTGCTGGCAAGGATAAGTACTTCAGGTATGGATCCGCAGCGAAAGCGAGTCTGAATAGGGCGCTTTAGTCAGTAGTGTTAGACGCGAAACCGTGTGATCTACCCATGGGCAGGTTGAAGCTGTGGTAACACACAGTGGAGGACCGAACCGGTTGACGTTGAAAAGTCTTCGGATGACCTGTGGGTAGGGGTGAAAGGCCAATCAAACTCGGAAATAGCTCGTACTCCCCGAAATGCATTTAGGTGCAGCGTTAGTTATAAAGTTATACAGAGGTAGAGCTACTGATTGGATGCGGGGGCTTCACCGCCTACCAATTCCTGACAAACTCCGAATGCTGTATAATGTTCACTAACAGTGAGGGCTTGGGTGCTAAGGTCCAAGTCCGAGAGGGAAAGAACCCAGACCATCAGCTAAGGTCCCCAAATATATGCTAAGTTGAAAGAACGAGGTTTGTCTGCCCAGACAGCTAGGATGTTGGCTTGGAAGCAGCCATTCATTTAAAGAGTGCGTAACAGCTCACTAGTCGAGCGGACGAGCATGGATAATAATCGGGCATAAGCATATTACCGAAGCTATGGATTTGCAAGTAATTGCAAGTGGTAGGGGAGCATTCTAACAGGGTTGAAGGTTTTTCGTAAGGAGGGCTGGACTGGTTAGAAAAGAAAATGTAGGCATAAGTAACGATAATGCGGGCGAGAAACCCGCACACCGAAAAACTAAGGTTTCCACAGCTATGCTAATCAGCTGTGGGTTAGTCTGGTCCTAAGGCGAACCCGAAAGGGACAGTCGATGGCTAACGGGTTAATATTCCCGTACTACTAATTACTGTGATGGGGTGACGGAGTGATGAAAGCGCCGCGAACTGACGGAATAGTTCGTTGAAGTACCTAGCTATAGGTCCTGTAGTAAAATGCGCAGGAACTGGTGAAATACGATAGTACTCGGAGTCTTCGGACAAAGAGATAGTGCGCCTAAGGGCTTCCAAGAAAAACCTCTAAACTTCAGGTAATTAGTACCAGTACCGTAAACCGACACAGGTAGTTGAGGAGAGAATCCTAAGGTGCTCGAGAGATTCATGGCTAAGGAATTAGGCAAAATAGACCTGTAACTTCGGGAGAAAGGTCGCCCTGAGCAATCAGGGCCGCAGTGAAGAGGTCCAGGCGACTGTTTATCAAAAACACAGGGCTCTGCAAAATCGTAAGATGAAGTATAGGGCCTGACACCTGCCCGGTGCTGGAAGGTTAAGAGGAGATGTTATCTTCGGAGAAGCATTGAATTGAAGCCCCAGTAAACGGCGGCCGTAACTATAACGGTCCTAAGGTAGCGAAATTCCTTGTCGGGTAAGTTCCGACCTGCACGAATGGTGTAACGATCTGGACACTGTCTCAGCCATGAGCTCGGTGAAATTGTAGTAACGGTGAAGATGCCGTTTACCCGCAGTGGGACGAAAAGACCCTGTGCACCTTTACTATAGCTTAGTATTGACCTTGGATAAATGATGTGTAGGATAGGTTGGAGACTATGAAGCGGCGTCGCCAGGCGTTGTGGAGTCATTGTTGAAATACAACCCTTTGTTTATCTGAGGCCTAACCCCGCTATGCGGGGGACAGTGCTTGGTGGGTAGTTTGACTGGGGTGGTCGCCTCCAAAAGAGTAACGGAGGCTTCTAAAGGTTCCCTCAGTACGCTTGGTAACCGTGCGTAGAGTGCAATGGCATAAGGGAGCTTGACTGAGAGACATACAGGTCGATCAGGTACGAAAGTAGAGCATAGTGATCCGGTGGTTCCGCATGGAAGGGCCATCGCTCAAAGGATAAAAGGTACGCCGGGGATAACAGGCTGATCTCCCCCAAGAGCTCATATCGACGGGGGGGTTTGGCACCTCGATGTCGGCTCGTCACATCCTGGGGCTGGAGAAGGTCCCAAGGGTTGGGCTGTTCGCCCATTAAAGTGGCACGCGAGCTGGGTTCAGAACGTCGTGAGACAGTTCGGTCTCTATCTACTGCGGGCGTTAGAAATTTGAGTGGATCTGATTCTAGTACGAGAGGACCGAATTGGACTAACCTCTAGTGTATCTGTTGTCCCGCCAGGGGCACCGCAGAGTAGCTACGTTGGGAAGGGATAAGCGCTGAAAGCATATAAGCGCGAAACCCACCACAAGATGAGATTTCTTTTAAGGATCGTGGAAGATGACCACGTTGATAGGCTATAGATGTAAAGGCAGTAATGTCATAGTCGAGTAGTACTAATAATCCGTAAGCTTATGTACACCCTTTTCCCGGGCCGAAAGGCCCGGGAGGAAACTTTCTAAAACAAAAACTTACTTTTCTTTATCTCAGTATGTTAAAATATTGTTTAATTGATAATTAACAATTTATAATTGATAATTAATAATTAAAAGCTGCTAGCAGCGAATGACCTTAAGGTGGTTATTGCGGCGGGGCTCACCTCTTCCCATCCCGAACAGAGAAGTTAAGCCCGCCTGCGCAGATGGTACTGCAGTTTTGTGGGAGAGTATGTCGTCGCCTTTCTTTTAAGAATCCTCATCATTTATTTGATGAGGATTTTTTGCTTTTATGAATGTTTGGAACGAAGAACCCAAATCTTCGCCGGTTGTAAGCCTTTAATTTAAATACTCCCCGGATTTAATCATTATATATAACAGGATTTCCTGCGCCTGAAACCATAGGAAAGGTTTTCTAATTACTTATAAAAGTTTTGGATTTGCTTCCAATAACTATATTGAGAGAATTAATTTTATATTGTATGTTGTAAATCAGTTGTTTGTATTTGTTGCTTAATTGACTTTTTCATCATTTACATCATTAATAAACTGAATAACGCCGTTCATAAACACTTTTTGATCGTCCCACATTGCTAAATGACTTCCATTTGGACAGTATAAATAACGGCCTTTTTTGACTAATTTACTTTGTTCTTCCATTGCTTTTGGATCCATTGTGTCGTATTTTGCTCCAATCATGAGGGTGGGTATGGTAATTTCATGAAGTCTGTTTTTAATGTCCCATTTGGCTAATCTTCCGCTGATACCAAATTCACTAGGACCTTGCATTAAGGTATAAATTTCTCCATTTACATGTTTACTGGCACGATTTAATCCGTCTGGCCATTCATTTAATCTGCATAAATGTTCTTTATAAAAATTTGGAAGCAATAATTCCATATAACGTGGATTTTCAAAATCTTTTTTAGCTTCCAAATCTCTAATTTCCTTTAAAATTTCTGGTTTCATTTGTTTTGCCAGAACTTCATCAGCGTATTTTCCATATTCTGGGGCACTTGCCATCATATTAGAAACTAATAATCCTTTCATGTTTTGTTGATATTTCAATGCATATTCCATTGCAAGAATACCTCCCCATGAATTTCCAAGAACATAAAAATTATCTTTATCAGCATTTATTGCTTTGCGGACTTGTTCAACTTCATCTACAAATCGGTCAATAGTCCATAAGCTGCTATCTTTTGGCTGGTCGCTGTAGTAAGATCCTAATTGATCATATTCGTAAAACTCAAATCCTTCACGCTGGAAAAATGTTTCAAAGCATTCCATGTATTCGTGAGTCATTGCTGGTCCTCCATGCAATAATAAAACTTTGATTTTTGGATTAGTACCAAATCGTTTTATCCAGACTTTAAATTCTCCAACGGGTGTTTTTATTGGAATCATTTTTACCCCGGCAGTTTCTACTTTTTCTTTGTCATATGTAAAATAGTCTGATAAGATATTGGTATTGTTTTCATTTTTACATGATGTTAAAAGTAAAAGAGAGGAAAGGACAATAATACTGCGCATGGTTTTAGTTTTTAATGATTTAGACTAATTTACAAATTATATTTTGCAGTAGACTTTTTGATTGTATTATTTTATGCCAGAGTTCAAAAATCATTATTTATAGTGATGTGAAAGAAATAGTGAGATTATAGTTTTGCACTTTAAATAGTATTTGCAAATTATAATACCTCAGTATGATAAAATTTAAGATTTTAACTAAAAAAGCAAAGTTAGTTTTACTGTTTACAACTTTTTTTTCTTTTGGATCAATTTATGCTCAGGAAAAAGATATAAATAAGTCAGATTCTAATATTGTTACGCTTATTAATAAAAATGACTTTCATTCAGTTAGTAAAACTATAAAGGTTACTTCAAAAAAGAGTATTACCAAAACTGCAAAATCTACTGCAGATACCGAACCTCCTACATTGATTTGTCCACCCGATCAAAAATTGAATTGTGGAATGCCAGTTCCAAGTTATTTTGATTTGTTGACAGTAAATGATAATATTGATACGGAAATTGATGTAACGCAATATCCGGGAGAAGGTTCTTTTTTTTATGATGGAATGGAAATTCAATTTACTGCAGCAGATGATGCGGGAAACATAAGTCATTGCAGTATTATTGTTACCGCTGTTACTCCAGATGTCACTCCTCCAACATTTACATGCCCCAGCAGTATCAAATTGAATTGTGGAGATGTGATACCTAATTATGCTATCAGTCCAATGATGAACCTTCATGATGATTGCAGTATTAATTTAAAGTATAAAATGACTCCTGCAGCAGGAACTATTTTTTATGGTATTCCAACTCCTGTAGAAATTGAATATTCTGATAAGACTGGGAATAAATCGTATTGCAATTTTATAATTACCGCTAATCCTGATGTTACAAAACCGATAATTAGCTGTCCAAGCAATAAGAAATTGGCTTTGGGCAGTGTTTTACCTAATTATGTTAGCGAAGTTACCGTAAGTGATAATTGCGATGCGAGTCCAGTTGTTACGCAAAGTCCTGTTGCAGGTACTGCTTTTATACCAGGTATGACGGTTACAATGACAGCAATTGATAATTCTGGAAATAGTGAAATTTGTGCTTTTACAGTAGAAGCAATTACTAGTTTAGATAGTGAACCTCCAGTTATTTCTTGTCCCGTAAATCAGGAATTATTTGCGAATTCTACTTTGCCAAATTACGTTTCCTTTTTAGCCAATATTACAGATAATGTTACAGATCCATTTGATTTGATCTTTACTCAAACCCCCAGTCAGGGAACTTTATTTACTTCTGATACAAATGTAAAAATTACTGCAACTGACGAGGCAGGAAACAGCAGTTCGTGTACCTTTTTGGTAAAATTAAAAACCAGTACGGAAGAAATTAATTGTAAAACGACAAGTTTTAATGTTTCAAATTTAAATGGCAGCAACGGGTTTACGGTTTTTGGAGATACAAAAGTCAGAGAATCAGGTTTCAGTGTGAATACAACGGGAGATATAAATAACGACGGTATAGATGATTTTATAATTGGAGCTCCGGGTAATTATAATCCTTGGTATGGAAAAGATAAAATTTACAAAATTATTCGTGGCGCGGCGTTTGTTGTTTTTGGAAAAACTACTGGCTTCCCGCCAAATATTGATTTAGGATTACTGGATGGAACAAATGGTTTTTCCATTAGAAATGATATTCCTTCAAGCAATTTTCCTGAAACAGGATATGATGTAAGTAGTGCTGGAGATATCAATGGTGATGGTATAGACGATTTTATGATTAGTGATCCAACTAGACAATCTGCTTATGGTCCTGAAGTTGGACATGTGTATTTCATTTTTGGAAAGAACGGTGGATTTCCTGCTGATTTCAATTTATCGACTTTAAACGGTACAAATGGTTTTACTCTTATAGGTAATGATAATTATGGTAATGTAGGAAATGCAATAACACCCGTAGGAGATGTTAACGGTGATGGTTTTCAGGATATAGCTGTAATTACTAGAGGATCTGGGGCAGGAAATGGAAAATGTATTATTATTTATGGGAAAAACGGAAGCTTTCCAGCAATTATTAGGGTTAATGATATTGATGGTACAAACGGCTTTATCATTACAGGAGATGCGATAATTGGAAAAATTGGTAAAAATCTTTCTGCTTTGGGAGATGTTAACGGAGATAATATTCCAGATATAGGTCTAGGCTGTAATGATTCTTCACAAAGTAAGCTGTTTGTAGTTTTTGGACGTTCAGCTAATTTCCCAGCAGTATTTAATATTTCGCAAATAAATGGAACAAATGGATTTGTGGTTGAAAACTCTGAAACTCCATTATATTCTTATGCAGGAATGGCTAAGGCTGGAGATATTAATGGTGATGGTATTAATGACATTTTTGTAACGTCAAACTATATATTGTTTGGAAGAACTGCTTTTCCTAAAACTGTTGATTTAGAGGATTTAAACGGAAGCAATGGATTCAAAGTGACTAATTATTTTGGTAATAATTTTGGATATGCTGGAGATTTTAACGGAGACGGAATCGATGATTGTTTCTTTGATACTGGTATTTTATATGGTAAAAATACATGGAAC includes:
- a CDS encoding proline-specific peptidase family protein gives rise to the protein MRSIIVLSSLLLLTSCKNENNTNILSDYFTYDKEKVETAGVKMIPIKTPVGEFKVWIKRFGTNPKIKVLLLHGGPAMTHEYMECFETFFQREGFEFYEYDQLGSYYSDQPKDSSLWTIDRFVDEVEQVRKAINADKDNFYVLGNSWGGILAMEYALKYQQNMKGLLVSNMMASAPEYGKYADEVLAKQMKPEILKEIRDLEAKKDFENPRYMELLLPNFYKEHLCRLNEWPDGLNRASKHVNGEIYTLMQGPSEFGISGRLAKWDIKNRLHEITIPTLMIGAKYDTMDPKAMEEQSKLVKKGRYLYCPNGSHLAMWDDQKVFMNGVIQFINDVNDEKVN
- a CDS encoding LLM class flavin-dependent oxidoreductase → MKNPISVSILELAIITQDSNATETFQKTKDIAQLADKLGYKRIWLAEHHNMAHVASTATVVLIGYVASQTEKIRVGSGGIMLPNHSPLVVAEQFGTLETLYPNRIDLGLGRAPGTDQPTAEAIRKDFFEQAQRFPQNVSKLQEYFSSENETGKVRAFPAEGLKVPIWILGSSMDSAALAAAYGLPYAFAGHFAPKLMIQAFEFYRENFQPSEYLDKPKTMACVNIIAADTNEEAELLSTSLYQMFLNLIRNDRKGLQPPVPSLDDIMNEAERFHVNQMTAGTFTGNKEQLKTDLKKFIDYARIDELMVTSPIFDHQAKLKSIQITKEAIDSLNESIHI